In Sporosarcina sp. PTS2304, a genomic segment contains:
- a CDS encoding PotD/PotF family extracellular solute-binding protein produces MRGLVGSVVAILLVSSILLFTNYQLEHKSGQAGKDTITVYNWGEYIDPDLLKEFEKREGIRVIYETFDSNEGMMGKIEQGGTSYDISVPSEYAVQMMEDKKLLLPLDYSKIPNVKNIDPYFMDLPFDTDNTYSIPYFWGTVGIAYNPTLLKGQTFESWDSLWDASLRQQVILVDSAREVLGVSLNSLGYSLNSTSLQELKEATDKLATIVPNVKAVIGDEVTQLMINNEASVALTWSGQAADMISENEDIDYIVPEEGSNLWFDNIVIPRTSTNIEGAHKFINFMLDPEIAAQNAEYVGYSTPNVQAMAYMDEEITADERFYPDEKARENLEVYENLGLETLGVYNELFLKFKMGLR; encoded by the coding sequence ATGAGAGGGCTTGTAGGGAGTGTTGTAGCCATTTTACTCGTTTCTTCCATCTTGCTTTTCACGAACTATCAGCTAGAGCATAAATCTGGTCAGGCCGGAAAAGATACGATTACAGTTTATAACTGGGGAGAATATATCGATCCAGACCTTTTAAAAGAATTTGAGAAACGTGAAGGCATTCGTGTGATTTATGAAACATTTGATTCGAATGAAGGGATGATGGGAAAAATAGAGCAAGGTGGTACCTCTTACGACATTTCTGTACCTTCAGAATATGCGGTTCAGATGATGGAAGATAAAAAATTATTACTGCCACTGGACTATTCAAAAATACCGAATGTTAAAAATATTGACCCTTATTTTATGGATTTGCCGTTTGATACAGATAATACGTACTCTATTCCGTATTTTTGGGGAACGGTAGGCATCGCATATAACCCCACACTATTGAAAGGGCAAACGTTTGAGAGTTGGGACAGTTTATGGGATGCTTCATTGCGGCAACAAGTAATTTTAGTTGACAGTGCCCGGGAAGTACTAGGTGTCTCTCTTAACTCTTTAGGCTATTCATTGAATTCGACCAGTCTGCAAGAATTAAAAGAAGCAACGGACAAACTAGCGACAATTGTGCCGAATGTGAAAGCGGTCATAGGTGATGAGGTGACACAATTAATGATCAATAATGAAGCGTCTGTTGCATTAACTTGGTCAGGTCAGGCAGCCGATATGATTTCTGAGAATGAAGACATTGATTATATTGTTCCTGAAGAAGGTTCTAATTTATGGTTTGATAATATTGTCATTCCTAGAACGTCTACTAATATCGAAGGAGCACATAAATTCATTAACTTTATGCTGGATCCTGAAATTGCGGCTCAAAATGCAGAATATGTTGGCTATTCGACGCCAAATGTTCAAGCTATGGCTTATATGGATGAGGAAATAACAGCTGATGAACGTTTTTATCCGGATGAAAAAGCAAGAGAAAACTTAGAAGTGTATGAAAACTTAGGTTTAGAAACGCTTGGGGTGTATAATGAGTTATTCTTGAAATTTAAAATGGGATTACGGTAA
- a CDS encoding TrkA family potassium uptake protein, producing MKKEFVVIGLGRFGGSIVKELIELEADVMAIDKSQERVEEFANIATQAVAVDTTDEAALRSLGIRNFEHVVIAIGENIQASILTTLILKEIGVERITVKAQNDYHEKVLRKIGADQVVHPERDMGKRIANNLVSNNILDYLELSDEYSIVEIQANNHIAGSSLIDLDIRAKYGVNIVAIKRGSHILVSPQAIEQIEVNDILIVIGSDLDIHRFEKKALH from the coding sequence ATGAAAAAAGAATTTGTAGTCATCGGATTAGGTCGATTCGGCGGGAGTATTGTAAAAGAATTGATTGAGTTAGAAGCGGATGTCATGGCAATTGATAAATCACAGGAACGGGTAGAGGAGTTTGCAAATATCGCCACACAAGCTGTAGCTGTTGATACAACGGATGAAGCGGCATTGCGTTCCTTAGGAATCCGTAACTTCGAGCATGTGGTGATAGCTATTGGAGAAAATATTCAAGCGAGTATTTTGACGACACTCATTTTAAAAGAGATTGGCGTAGAACGAATTACAGTGAAGGCCCAAAATGATTACCATGAAAAAGTTTTGCGAAAAATCGGAGCCGATCAAGTAGTTCATCCAGAACGTGATATGGGAAAACGGATTGCAAATAATCTTGTTTCCAATAATATTCTAGACTACTTAGAGCTTTCGGATGAATATTCTATTGTAGAAATTCAAGCGAATAATCATATCGCCGGTTCGTCGCTCATCGATTTAGATATTCGTGCAAAGTATGGTGTGAATATCGTAGCGATTAAAAGAGGATCTCATATTCTTGTGTCTCCTCAAGCGATTGAGCAAATTGAAGTGAATGATATTTTGATTGTCATTGGTTCTGATTTAGATATTCATCGATTTGAAAAAAAAGCATTGCATTAA